One Thermodesulfobacteriota bacterium genomic window, GCTCCACGATGATAAAGGCCGGGTTCAGCGTGGGGGCCATAAACGCCGTGGCGCTCCTGGGCATAGCGGCGGTCAGGGGCGGGGCGACGGGGCCGGTCTTCAGCATAATCGCAGGGTTCCTGAACGGCCTTATAACCGCGGTCCTGGCCGTGGGTCTGGCGCCGCTTATCGAAATGCTCTTCAGGTACACCACCAACATAAAGCTCCTCGAGCTATCGAGGATGGACCATCCGCTGCTTAAGGGGCTGGCCGTGCAGGCCCCGGGCACCTACCACCACTCCATAGTTATCGGCACGCTCGTCGAGTCCGCGGCCGAGGCCATAGGCGCTAACCCGCTCCTGGCCAGGGTCAGCGCCTACTACCACGACATAGGCAAGGCGAGGATGCCGCTTTACTTCATCGAGAACGTCAACGGCGGGGAGAACAAGCACGAAAAGCTGACACCCTCCATGAGCGCGCTCGTGCTGACCAAGCACATAAAGGAGGGGGTGGAGATGGCCGGTGACTACGGGCTCGGTAACGAGATAACCGACGTCATACGGCAGCACCACGGCACCTCTCTTATAACCTACTTCTACCAGAAGGCCAAGGAGCAGGAGGATTCCGGCGTGCACGAGGTGAACGAGAAGGACTTCCGCTACCCCGGCCCCAGGCCCCAGACGAGGGAGGCCGGCATTGTAATGCTCGCCGACGCCATAGAGGCCGCCAGTAAGACGCTCCCCGACCCAACGCCCACGAAGATACAGGGCATGACCCAGAAGATAGTTAACCGCATATTCGTCGACGGTCAGCTCGACGAGTGCGAACTGACCTTGAAGGATCTGCATCTCATAACCGGAAGTTTTAACCGCGTGCTCTCGGGGATATACCATCAGAGGATAGACTATCCCGAGCCCGCCTACATCGAGAAGGAGGGAGGGAGTGAAGGTCCTGGTACAAGACCGGACGGGGAAGAAGCTCAGGCCGGGGAAGATAAAAAGGGTGGTCGAGGTCGTCTTAGAAGACTCGGGGTCAACTGAGCGGGAGGTCAGCGTCCTCCTCGTGGACGACCCCGGCATAAGGGAGCTCAACAGCCGCTGGCGCAACATCGACAGCCCCACCGATGTCCTCAGCTTTCCAATGGACGA contains:
- a CDS encoding HDIG domain-containing metalloprotein; this encodes MKVTADTFKRLVKTAAKDMRPVRPDVGKVTLLIAVSLLTAVLFFPALTFFGFNYEAGDVAVMDMKSPVDMAAEGFTLKRGETIVREGERITAEALNKLELIETAMKDSSFLLPAAGLFVFTVLFIAVVYLFASRNIKKFAHGQRDLLLMAVIFLGVMFLLRLFGFAAAVMQAVLPVVPETVYIYMIPVAVGPMLVRLFLNSETAFVFAAVLSIMAGLFLGWSLAIGAYFFIGGVVAAMEVRHATQRSTMIKAGFSVGAINAVALLGIAAVRGGATGPVFSIIAGFLNGLITAVLAVGLAPLIEMLFRYTTNIKLLELSRMDHPLLKGLAVQAPGTYHHSIVIGTLVESAAEAIGANPLLARVSAYYHDIGKARMPLYFIENVNGGENKHEKLTPSMSALVLTKHIKEGVEMAGDYGLGNEITDVIRQHHGTSLITYFYQKAKEQEDSGVHEVNEKDFRYPGPRPQTREAGIVMLADAIEAASKTLPDPTPTKIQGMTQKIVNRIFVDGQLDECELTLKDLHLITGSFNRVLSGIYHQRIDYPEPAYIEKEGGSEGPGTRPDGEEAQAGEDKKGGRGRLRRLGVN